One part of the Pieris napi chromosome 4, ilPieNapi1.2, whole genome shotgun sequence genome encodes these proteins:
- the LOC125048763 gene encoding esterase E4-like isoform X1 produces MLFQDFNLKVECKKTLINLAVPDDLFSNNKSKNIFITKMSNPIVETSQGKLQGLLSESDNGTKFYTFKSIPYAKPPINELRFSPPLAPDSWEGVRDATKDCNICAQFDKETMNVVGDEDCLYLNVYTPKLPTDGVALPVMVFFHGGGFVFGSGTDDSIHGADYLVEKDVVVVSLNYRLGILGFLCLGTKDAPGNMGLKDQVQALKWINQNIKSFGGDPGNITIFGISAGGASVEYLMLSPMAKGLFHKAIAQSGSSLLHWAQTTNQKVKDLAQMIPILKKKITNNSKELLEYLKGMPLDELIRNSMLVLALDKWRGGIHFGFVPTIEEEGDWEPFITKSTYNLLAQGEFNKVPYMAGFCDREGLLMVSHGGPILEKLTEEKNFLSHLPFEIDATQKVEMETQLKCVYMEGEKNYKDIDSFAIDFFSDVDFLGGVYVSTMLIAKHNSPVYLYEFAYDGSLNYLKKKMKIDREGACHGDDGGYLVKSKILKDPLSETDILVKERLCTMWTNFAKFGNPTPKTDKTLPCIWEPVAETGLTYLKIDKDLTNKQELYPKRMKLFKELYENYYKS; encoded by the exons atgttatttcaaGATTTTAATCTGAAAGttgaatgtaaaaaaacactaaTTA actTGGCAGTGCCCGACgatttattttcaaacaacaaatccaagaatatttttatcaccAAGATGTCTAATCCGATTGTAGAAACATCACAAGGAAAATTACAAGGCTTATTAAGTGAAAGTGATAATGGGACcaagttttacacatttaaaagtaTACCATATGCTAAACCTCCAATAAATGAGCTAAGATTTTCT cCACCGTTAGCTCCAGACTCTTGGGAAGGGGTTCGTGATGCTACAAAAGATTGCAACATTTGTGCCCAGTTTGACAAAGAGACAATGAATGTTGTTGGTGATGAagattgtttatatttaaatgtgtatactCCTAAACTTCCTACGGATGGTGTGGCTCTACCTGTGATGGTATTTTTCCATGGAGGTGGCTTTGTGTTTGGTAGTGGAACAGATGACTCTATTCATGGAGCTGACTATTTAGTTGAAAAAGATGTGGTTGTTGTATCTTTAAATTACCGTTTAGGTATATTAGGATTTCTATGTTTGGGTACTAAAGATGCCCCAGGAAATATGGGCCTTAAGGATCAAGTACAAGCTCTAAAATGGATTAATCAAAACATCAAAAGCTTTGGTGGAGATCCTGGAAATATAACCATTTTTGGTATCAGTGCTGGTGGTGCATctgttgaatatttaatgCTTTCACCTATGGCTAAAGGCTTATTTCATAAAGCAATAGCTCAGTCAGGATCCTCCTTATTGCACTGGGCGCAAACAACAAACCAGAAAGTTAAGGATCTAGCCCAAATGATaccaatattaaagaaaaaaattactaataatagcAAAGAATTATTAGAGTACCTCAAAGGGATGCCACTTGATGAGTTGATTCGTAATTCTATGCTTGTATTGGCTTTAGATAAATGGAGAGGAGGTATTCATTTTGGTTTTGTACCAACTATTGAAGAAGAAGGTGATTGGGAGCCTTTCATAACTAAGtcaacatataatttattagcgCAGGGAGAGTTTAATAAAGTTCCATATATGGCTGGTTTTTGTGACCGAGAAGGTCTTTTGATGGTGTCTCATGGTGGccctattttagaaaaattgaCTGAGGagaaaaactttttatccCACCTTCCTTTTGAGATTGATGCTACACAAAAGGTTGAGATGGAAACACAACTGAAATGTGTTTATATGGAgggtgaaaaaaattacaaggaTATTGATTCCTTTGCAATTGATTTCTTCTCAGATGTAGATTTTCTCGGTGGTGTTTATGTCTCCACAATGTTAATTGCAAAACACAATTCACCAGTTTACTTGTATGAGTTTGCGTATGATGgcagtttaaattatttaaaaaagaaaatgaagaTTGATAGAGAAGGTGCATGCCATGGGGATGATGGGGGTTACCTTGTGAAGAGTAAAATCCTGAAAGATCCTTTATCAGAAACAGATATATTAGTGAAGGAGAGACTATGTACTATGTGGACTAATTTTGCTAAATTTgg AAATCCTACACCGAAGACAGACAAGACTCTACCTTGTATATGGGAGCCTGTAGCCGAAACTGGgttgacatatttaaaaattgataaagatttaacaaacaaacaagaGTTATACCCAAAACGTATGAAACTTTTCAAAGAGctgtatgaaaattattataaatcttag
- the LOC125048763 gene encoding esterase FE4-like isoform X2, whose translation MSNPIVETSQGKLQGLLSESDNGTKFYTFKSIPYAKPPINELRFSPPLAPDSWEGVRDATKDCNICAQFDKETMNVVGDEDCLYLNVYTPKLPTDGVALPVMVFFHGGGFVFGSGTDDSIHGADYLVEKDVVVVSLNYRLGILGFLCLGTKDAPGNMGLKDQVQALKWINQNIKSFGGDPGNITIFGISAGGASVEYLMLSPMAKGLFHKAIAQSGSSLLHWAQTTNQKVKDLAQMIPILKKKITNNSKELLEYLKGMPLDELIRNSMLVLALDKWRGGIHFGFVPTIEEEGDWEPFITKSTYNLLAQGEFNKVPYMAGFCDREGLLMVSHGGPILEKLTEEKNFLSHLPFEIDATQKVEMETQLKCVYMEGEKNYKDIDSFAIDFFSDVDFLGGVYVSTMLIAKHNSPVYLYEFAYDGSLNYLKKKMKIDREGACHGDDGGYLVKSKILKDPLSETDILVKERLCTMWTNFAKFGNPTPKTDKTLPCIWEPVAETGLTYLKIDKDLTNKQELYPKRMKLFKELYENYYKS comes from the exons ATGTCTAATCCGATTGTAGAAACATCACAAGGAAAATTACAAGGCTTATTAAGTGAAAGTGATAATGGGACcaagttttacacatttaaaagtaTACCATATGCTAAACCTCCAATAAATGAGCTAAGATTTTCT cCACCGTTAGCTCCAGACTCTTGGGAAGGGGTTCGTGATGCTACAAAAGATTGCAACATTTGTGCCCAGTTTGACAAAGAGACAATGAATGTTGTTGGTGATGAagattgtttatatttaaatgtgtatactCCTAAACTTCCTACGGATGGTGTGGCTCTACCTGTGATGGTATTTTTCCATGGAGGTGGCTTTGTGTTTGGTAGTGGAACAGATGACTCTATTCATGGAGCTGACTATTTAGTTGAAAAAGATGTGGTTGTTGTATCTTTAAATTACCGTTTAGGTATATTAGGATTTCTATGTTTGGGTACTAAAGATGCCCCAGGAAATATGGGCCTTAAGGATCAAGTACAAGCTCTAAAATGGATTAATCAAAACATCAAAAGCTTTGGTGGAGATCCTGGAAATATAACCATTTTTGGTATCAGTGCTGGTGGTGCATctgttgaatatttaatgCTTTCACCTATGGCTAAAGGCTTATTTCATAAAGCAATAGCTCAGTCAGGATCCTCCTTATTGCACTGGGCGCAAACAACAAACCAGAAAGTTAAGGATCTAGCCCAAATGATaccaatattaaagaaaaaaattactaataatagcAAAGAATTATTAGAGTACCTCAAAGGGATGCCACTTGATGAGTTGATTCGTAATTCTATGCTTGTATTGGCTTTAGATAAATGGAGAGGAGGTATTCATTTTGGTTTTGTACCAACTATTGAAGAAGAAGGTGATTGGGAGCCTTTCATAACTAAGtcaacatataatttattagcgCAGGGAGAGTTTAATAAAGTTCCATATATGGCTGGTTTTTGTGACCGAGAAGGTCTTTTGATGGTGTCTCATGGTGGccctattttagaaaaattgaCTGAGGagaaaaactttttatccCACCTTCCTTTTGAGATTGATGCTACACAAAAGGTTGAGATGGAAACACAACTGAAATGTGTTTATATGGAgggtgaaaaaaattacaaggaTATTGATTCCTTTGCAATTGATTTCTTCTCAGATGTAGATTTTCTCGGTGGTGTTTATGTCTCCACAATGTTAATTGCAAAACACAATTCACCAGTTTACTTGTATGAGTTTGCGTATGATGgcagtttaaattatttaaaaaagaaaatgaagaTTGATAGAGAAGGTGCATGCCATGGGGATGATGGGGGTTACCTTGTGAAGAGTAAAATCCTGAAAGATCCTTTATCAGAAACAGATATATTAGTGAAGGAGAGACTATGTACTATGTGGACTAATTTTGCTAAATTTgg AAATCCTACACCGAAGACAGACAAGACTCTACCTTGTATATGGGAGCCTGTAGCCGAAACTGGgttgacatatttaaaaattgataaagatttaacaaacaaacaagaGTTATACCCAAAACGTATGAAACTTTTCAAAGAGctgtatgaaaattattataaatcttag